One stretch of Toxoplasma gondii ME49 chromosome XI, whole genome shotgun sequence DNA includes these proteins:
- a CDS encoding hypothetical protein (encoded by transcript TGME49_315500~Signal peptide predicted by SignalP 2.0 HMM (probability 0.944) with cleavage site probability 0.633 at residue 25~Predicted trans-membrane domain (TMHMM2.0):56-79:93-116): protein MANAREVAECLMLTIAALGALSSLSRPDCNFPLFVYLWWSFFSVPEERKTQQRFMVAFIFLSIVQDILYVLYWPIRWFAHDWLALSSDTEGLHVLVTFFTLLEVCLKLLLLALLLIPGAGVNTQEAVKNWLQRIGHQEPRRESQTPLLVTGQAAAAAVPGSTVSIPTQNFAAVTSRPSFSSEVVYSS from the exons ATGGCAAACGCACGAGAAGTGGCCGAGTGCCTCATGCTCACAATTGCGGCTCTAGGAGCGCTGTCCTCACTCAGCAGGCCCGACTGCAatttccctctcttcgtttATCTGTGGTGGTcatttttttctgttccggaagaaaggaag ACGCAACAGCGCTTCATGGTCGCGTTCATCTTTCTCTCGATTGTCCAAGACATTCTCTACGTGCTCTACTGGC CGATTCGCTGGTTTGCTCATGACTGGCTCGCTTTGTCTAGCGACACAGAAGGTCTTCACGTTCTTGTCACTTTCTTCACGCTCCTTGAAGTCTGCCTGAAG ctGCTTCTTTTGGCGCTTCTTCTGATTCCTGGGGCAGGGGTAAACACCCAAGAAGCCGTGAAGAACTGGTTGCAGCGGATCGGCCACCAGGAGCCACGGCGAGAGTCGCAGACGCCCCTGTTGGTGACAGGACAGGCAGCCGCCGCCGCTGTTCCTGGTTCGACGGTTTCTATCCCCACTCAAAACTTTGCTGCAGTCACGTCCCggccgtctttctcttccgaaGTCGTCTATTCATCGTAG
- a CDS encoding hypothetical protein (encoded by transcript TGME49_315510) → MYFQSVSAAAPPQESGVPQVLMQWAAPLGVGQPQQQSFLVMPSQTPAGVVLCPASHCLGQFDVDRSTRRQPAQPQSHLPEPHLHQFSNIFSEWEVDEIDFEDACTRMRDGARRAGFSANRARRRTAEQSVQCSLEDEKKPEPETNDTHRVDRVVGDINISGVVQLGQSGDKSITHASRGDHVDDAYFDRYSVVHRPVRVCGPSQPRQDSWSRYDLELKRFQKWRQEQQRPPLGRIPKHRIAFAQRSVSDNPASAVMQARVRRVYDHAHHTPLNPDDSYLYKFLDDRRTRHADAFSGVNTSSGRRRYDRPVPQEPYIPYDPNALRETGLQTTAPLVSVEHFPRQEHRKKTCGAHSDCDADPVGLLESDLSPESQPDPFHAGMTFKGKLQKLRREDEGGSPGKASGKLDGSPEKHHKLSGSLNVVGEDERFSVTGSFTVPLAANGNRRKIREGTPPPWRVKS, encoded by the coding sequence ATGTATTTTCAGTCTGTCTCAGCCGCGGCACCCCCGCAGGAGAGCGGGGTGCCCCAAGTTCTGATGCAGTGGGCGGCGCCTCTCGGAGTTGGTCAGCCACAGCAACAGTCGTTTCTTGTAATGCCATCACAGACTCCAGCGGGTGTTGTTCTGTGTCCCGCTAGCCACTGTCTAGGTCAGTTCGATGTGGACAGAAGTACCAGACGACAGCCTGCGCAGCCGCAAAGCCACTTGCCGGAGCCTCATCTCCACCAGTTTTCCAACATCTTCTCAGAATGGGAAGTGGACGAAATCGACTTCGaggatgcatgcactcgcaTGCGCGACGGCGCCCGTCGCGCAGGTTTCAGCGCCAACCGTGCAAGACGGCGGACAGCAGAGCAGTCGGTCCAGTGCTCGctggaggacgagaagaaaccggaGCCGGAAACGAACGACACACACCGTGTCGACCGTGTGGTCGGGGATATCAACATCAGCGGTGTCGTCCAGCTCGGACAATCCGGTGATAAGTCGATAACGCACGCTAGCCGTGGTGACCATGTCGATGACGCTTACTTTGACCGCTACAGCGTGGTCCACCGCCCGGTGCGGGTGTGCGGGCCGTCGCAGCCACGACAGGACAGTTGGTCACGGTATGACTTGGAATTAAAACGGTTCCAAAAGTGGCGTcaagagcagcagaggccGCCCTTGGGGAGGATTCCTAAGCATCGAATCGCGTTTGCGCAACGCTCTGTGAGCGACAACCCTGCGAGTGCCGTCATGCAGGCGAGAGTTCGACGTGTCTACGACCACGCGCACCATACTCCTCTCAATCCGGATGACAGCTACTTGTACAAGTTCTTGGACGACCGTAGAACGAGACATGCCGACGCATTTTCAGGCGTCAACACGAGCAGCGGAAGGCGGCGCTACGACCGTCCTGTTCCGCAAGAGCCGTACATCCCTTACGATCCGAATGCGCTGAGGGAAACCGGACTCCAGACAACCGCTCCTCTCGTCTCAGTGGAACACTTCCCCCGACAGGAACACCGAAAAAAGACCTGTGGTGCACACAGCGATTGTGACGCAGATCCCGTAGGTCTTCTAGAGAGCGACCTGTCCCCAGAATCTCAACCGGATCCGTTCCATGCGGGGATGACGTTTAAAGGGAAACTCCAAAAGTTACGACGGGAGGATGAAGGAGGCAGTCCTGGAAAAGCCTCTGGGAAGTTGGATGGTTCGCCAGAGAAGCATCATAAGTTGTCTGGGTCGCTGAATGTTGTCGGTGAAGACGAAAGATTCTCTGTGACAGGGTCTTTCACAGTACCTCTCGCCGCAAATGGAAATCGACGCAAAATAAGAGAGGGGACCCCTCCGCCGTGGAGAGTTAAAAGCTAA
- a CDS encoding calcium binding egf domain-containing protein (encoded by transcript TGME49_315520~Predicted trans-membrane domain (TMHMM2.0):285-308), which produces MGNQQSGSSSPCDARGFAICAAVPNAVGCKDAGESDFFCTCADGFRYQGRSDTSKCDDINECHLGTHNCTAEVPNSICENTKGSYICVCGDYRELRDGKCEDKNECMANNGGCGANSICNNNSDASVTCSCMPGYEGNGGQPGIDCTDIDECDNDPCPVNSTCINTNGSFKCECAKGFSMGSDGVCVAKNYCDTTEHDCDPILATCKQLVGSYTCECKANLTGNGKKGNCIPKAGYEDLPCELSGGACGQYSECVKGSDGTYSCTAKSFTAQLSTVMSEGLSGETPGWIWGMIAGGALVVVILVLLVVRKFKKKSRNAGEIAYDEYGMADGGASYDQYGYGSTDYYYS; this is translated from the exons ATGGGGAACCAACAATCAGGCTCCTCTTCGC CTTGTGACGCCCGGGGATTCGCGATCTGTGCGGCGGTGCCCAATGCGGTGGGGTGCAAAGATgctggagagagcgactTCTTCTGTACCTGCGCCGACGGTTTCAGATACCAGGGCCGATCCGACACCTCGAAGTGCGACG ATATAAACGAATGCCATTTAGGAACGCATAATTGTACGGCGGAAGTGCCGAATTCCATTTGTGAAAATACCAAAGGCAGCTACAtctgcgtctgcggcgaTTATCGAGAGCTAAGGGACGGCAAGTGTGAAG ATAAAAATGAATGCATGGCGAACAATGGAGGCTGCGGGGCGAACTCAATATGCAACAACAATTCCGACGCGTCGGTCACCTGCTCCTGTATGCCCGGATATGAAGGAAATGGAGGCCAACCGGGAATCGACTGTACAG ACATTGATGAGTGCGACAACGACCCATGCCCCGTTAACTCGACGTGCATCAATACAAACGGGTCATTCAAGTGTGAATGCGCGAAAGGCTTTTCGATGGGTTCTGACGGGGTCTGTGTGGCCAAAAACTACTGTGATACGACCGAGCACGACTGCGATCCAATTTTGGCCACTTGCAAGCAGCTCGTCGGCTCCTACACGTGTGAATGCAAGGCTAATCTAACCGGCAACGGAAAGAAAGGCAACTGCATCC CCAAAGCAGGGTACGAGGACCTGCCTTGCGAGCTGTCGGGCGGAGCGTGCGGACAATACAGTGAATGTGTCAAGGGCTCTGACGGGACCTACTCGTGTACGGCGAAGTCCTTCACGGCCCAGCTGTCCACCGTTATGTCGGAAGGTCTTTCCGGGGAAACGCCCGGGTGGATCTGGGGTATGATCGCTGGCGGAGCGCTCGTCGTCGTTATTCTCGTTTTACTTGTCGTCA GAAAGTtcaagaaaaaaagcaggaACGCTGGGGAGATAGCTTACGACGAATACGGAATGGCCGACGGCGGGGCCTCATACGACC